Genomic segment of Populus trichocarpa isolate Nisqually-1 chromosome 12, P.trichocarpa_v4.1, whole genome shotgun sequence:
agtttagtaacatagtttttttatgaaactattttttttaattatatgaaaaaaaaaatagatgataaaaaagtcaagttcaattagaaaaaagtaCTCCACCAAACTCATAAATCATGGCAACCCGGGTTACCCTGGCAAACCTTTAAACCATGCTAACCttataaaaaggtaaaataaaaagaaacaaattataaaattaaattctcaaccatcccaatatcaaaagatgaaatcgacaaaaaaaattaaaaaaaaatcataacaaaaattaaaaaacataaagaaaaaggaaagaaaacaaaacattgtggGTTAGTATTGTCATTTACAATGTAATGTGCGTGGGTGAATAGTAGTTTCCTcacaccctttaatttttgttactttataaagtttaataacatgacttttctctaaaattattttttttaactatacgaggaaaaaatagactataaaaaaatcaagttcaataaaaaaaaatccacaaaacTCGTAAACCGTGGCAACATGAGTTTCATTGGCGAACCCGTAAACCACACTAATCTCAtataaaggtaaaataaaaagaaacaaattacaaagataaattctcaacaatatcaattttaaaagataaaatcgacaaaaatagatttgaaaaaaaattataaaaaaaaaaagaaaaagaaaaagaaaagcaaaatatCGTGGATTACCATTGTAATCTATAGTGCAATAAGTGTTGGGTGAATAATAGTTTCCCccatattctttaatttttgttacttcttaaagtttaataatatgatttttttttctaaaactattttattaataatatgagaaaaaaatagactataaaaaaactaatttcaattaaaaaacccACCAAATCCATAAATTGGAACAAACTACGTTACCTTGACAAATCTACAATCATTTTAATCTGAtaagaagataaaattataaagttaaattctcaatcatctcaatattagaaaataaaatcaacaaatttttttatgaaaaaattataaaaaaaaaaagaaaaggaaaagaaaaactatatgttgaggaaataaaaacaatgtcagTAATACTGTAGCTatctagaaaaagaagaagaaggattaTACTGCTTTCCCCGCGtgttttagttgttcttataATTTTCACGATCAAAATGTTCTCAAAATTCCAAAACGCAACTAAAAGAGCAGCAAAAAACGCAACgaataataacaaatagttACTATCTTGATAAGGCAAGAAAGGTTAGTAATAAGAGCACGCAAAAACTGCTTACCTTTTTCAGTGTTAGAAAACACATAAACATGGTAGAGCAGCAGAATTCGTCTTCCAAAGTTCAAGCTTTATATGAACTCTGCAAAAAGACCTTTACATCCTCCGGGGTACCTCCTTCCTCTCGTGCCATCCAGAAACTCTGCTCTCTTTTgggtatttcatttttttatttgctcttattatgtttataattttcttcttatGTTGTTTACTTTAATTCTCAAGTGGGTTTTGTGAATTATGTAGAATTTGATTTGGGTTTTCCTTTGTTTTGAAGCTGAACTTGAAAAGTTGAAACCTTTTAAGAATAATTGGAATTTGTgtagtttgtgtgtgtgtgtattggtTATCCCTTCAGTTTTTGTTGGAATTAGAAAACTTTAGCAGAGTTCTCATGATATAACTTAAGGATGAAAGTATGAAATGACATACAGTTGCAATAATATTGGAAGAGCCAACGCATTATTGCTGCATCAATATATTGATTCTCAAATTTCTCTTATAGTTATGGAATGAGTGACAGTTCGTTATGTGCTTCATTATTTAGCTTGCTAGTACTCTAAGCTACAAATTTCCGTGCACTGCTCTGCTGTTGTACAGACACGGTTGGCCCTGCTGATGTAGGGCTTAGAGAGGAAAATCGAGATGATGATAGAGGGCATGGCTTTCTTGGACCTAATCGGTTGACCAGGGTTGCTCGATGGGCTCAATCCATAACATACGTAGATATTTTTGAATGTGATAGTTTTACGGTGAGCGTTACCATCTTCtttctgaaaaatgattttgttcATGTTGGGGTAGCTATTGtgtttcatttcatttatatatatatatatatatcaatttgttGGTAGATTTTGGTAATGATAGTTAGAATTAATTTAGTACCATTTCACttcttaaattttcttctttgctgGTGTTTGTGCTTCTCGACTAACAAAATATTTGTGCTGAAGTTCTCCTTGATATTGTTTGagcagttttttatttgaataatatattcTGATTTTGAGAAGTAGGCTGGAAGTGCAGATTGATGTTTAAAGTTGTTTGATATGACGATTCTCTTTATGCAGATGTGTATATTTTGCTTTCCAACTTCTTCCGTTATTCCACTTCATGACCATCCTAGTATGACAGTTTTCAGCAAAGTTCTATATGGCTCTTTGCATGTGAAAGCTTATGATTGGGTTGAGCCTTCCCGTTACCAAAAAAGCAAGGGGCCTGGTTATCCAGCAGGTTTGCCTTTTGAGAGCCTTTTCAACATTCAACCTGTCAGTTTTAGAACTTtcactatcttttttattttattttttttattaccatcaagAATTGGAATAGTTTGTGTGCTCATTTGGGGTTTTAATTCCAAATCATCTACAGTTATTTGAGTATTTCTCTTCTATCCACTCCTAGTTTGGGTCCATCTTTAATCAATGATTCACCTTTTTCGAAAGCAAGATCAAGTTGAAATGAAAATCCATGGATTCAAATGCTTTTTGTCAGTTGTCTCTGCAATCTAAGGAATGTATATCTTACTGCATTTTCTTCTTACTAGATAAAATCAAGGCTCCATGATGCATCACCCAAGCAAGCTCAGATATGTTGATGGTTGCTGGCTAACATTTTTCTGTTTAATCAAAAGCTGAGCAGACTAGTAATGAAATTATTGGCCTAATATAGATAATTTTCACTTGTTCCATGCCCCATAATAGAGATGGTTTTTATTCAGAACCATTATATTGTTCAGACCCGACATCCCATATTATATGTGTATCTGTATGTGTTCAGATAAGTAAATATGTATACATCTTTGTGTACATGAGTCAATGAGTGTATGTATCTATGTGCATGGGTATGTAATGAGAATTTCTTGGTATTAATTAGTTAAAGTAACTGACTGATGATGTCACTTTTCAAATAGTTGGCCTGTTGGCAAGAATACTTTAATTTTCCCTATAAAGTAGTGTTGTCAAAAGGCATTGAGGCGCTCCAGGCCAAGCCAGGCGAGGCCTCATCGCCTATATTAGCCACAGGCGATGGATTTTAATGAAGCGTTGCCTACACGAGCGCCTTGTGAGCGGGTGCAAGGCATTAAAGCTAGCACCTGcatgaagtttttctttttatgttggatttttttttagctcatttatattttgacttatttgtccattttttaattaacacaaGAAACGACTTAgcggtatttttttataaaaaaaataggataaaaaaatcaataaagtggAAGACAAACATACACTTAGAAGAGAAACACTAGCCacactttcttttttcaacCGTGGGAGTCGGAGAACAACACATCTCTACATGGaatactttaattatttttctttattgctctatattttattattgtcatctttttgtttttttctcaattaatttctttattcttcAAGCTTCTGCTCTCCCCCCCCCATGCTATTTGTTCTCTCTCTtcacatgttaattttaatgGTGTTATGCTaccaaaatttttaactttttgttttgttttgtttttgctttttaatctaGTTGGTTACTTACCactttaaattatcttattttgttttagggtgaaaaatataactttatatgactatgttatggtattttatattttcttttgattttctaatgatcaaatcttaattgagaagatatatattttagatttatataatataatacaatattacacacacacacacacacacacacatatattttaatttatagcatATTGCCTTGGTTCTTTCGGGTGAGCACCTTGGGCATCTTACAGGCTTCGCGCCTTTTAGTGCCTTTTGCCTGTGACAACACTATTGTAAAGCAGCCCTTTATGGGCTATGTTGTCTTGCATCATTTAGCAGTGTTTGGAATTGAAGTTGGTCTATTGAATTATAGTTTCAAATTCACACGTATGAACTTCCACCAAATACAGGCCATCAAAAACTGTGTGATATGATATCAGAATATGAGACTGACTGTAACTAACATTGTGGACTTCTGTCCCCTGTAGGTG
This window contains:
- the LOC7487077 gene encoding plant cysteine oxidase 3 isoform X1, which translates into the protein MVEQQNSSSKVQALYELCKKTFTSSGVPPSSRAIQKLCSLLDTVGPADVGLREENRDDDRGHGFLGPNRLTRVARWAQSITYVDIFECDSFTMCIFCFPTSSVIPLHDHPSMTVFSKVLYGSLHVKAYDWVEPSRYQKSKGPGYPAVRLAKLTVDKVSTAPCGTSVLFPKSGGNLHCFTAVTSCAVLDILTPPYREDAGRKCTYYHDYPYSTSSIGNGAELSAEKIDDQAWLAEVETPDLYMRQGAYTGPTVKVNMSPAS
- the LOC7487077 gene encoding plant cysteine oxidase 3 isoform X2, which encodes MVEQQNSSSKVQALYELCKKTFTSSGVPPSSRAIQKLCSLLDTVGPADVGLREENRDDDRGHGFLGPNRLTRVARWAQSITYVDIFECDSFTMCIFCFPTSSVIPLHDHPSMTVFSKVLYGSLHVKAYDWVEPSRYQKSKGPGYPAVRLAKLTVDKVSTAPCGTSVLFPKSGGNLHCFTAVTSCAVLDILTPPYREDAGRKCTYYHDYPYSTSSIGNGAELSAEKIDDQAWLAEVETPDLYMRQGAYTGPTVKV
- the LOC7487077 gene encoding plant cysteine oxidase 3 isoform X3, which produces MVEQQNSSSKVQALYELCKKTFTSSGVPPSSRAIQKLCSLLDTVGPADVGLREENRDDDRGHGFLGPNRLTRVARWAQSITYVDIFECDSFTMCIFCFPTSSVIPLHDHPSMTVFSKVLYGSLHVKAYDWVEPSRYQKSKGPGYPAVRLAKLTVDKVSTAPCGTSVLFPKSGGNLHCFTAVTSCAVLDILTPPYREDAGRKCTYYHDYPYSTSSIGNGAELSAEKIDDQAWLAEVETPDLYMRQGAYTGPTVK